The genomic interval GACTGCCAAAGAGTCAATAATCAAAGACAAAAAAGGCATTCGTATTTCTCCCTCACGTCACACTGCGTATGAACAAGCTAACACTTGAAGCTCCTTAGAATAGAAAACACTGGTGATCTACTTACTGCAAAAACTTAGTTAAAATAGTAACAtttcataaaacaaatttaaaaatgactttacaGATTTTTCTAACGTCAGTCAATAtgcaaattttaaatgtaatccATAGCATTGTGTATACTGGCTGCAAGAAAACCAAGACAAGTGTGAAGAATGGTTTGCTGATATCGATACATTTAGTTTGTTTCCATGTATTCAACTTTGCTAAATTTGATGTTAACATGGCCAAGTGATTTTCAACAAGGTTGCAAAGACTATGCGATATGAAGAAATTCAACAAATGGTGTGGAGAAAACTGGATATTCATAAAAGAATGAAGATGAGTCTTATTTTATCTTGCATATAATATCCTGTATAtaataattaactcaaaatggatcaaaggcttAAGTGTAGGCACTAAAACTATGAAACTCCTCAATATTAGAAGCACAGGAGAAAAACAGAGCAAAAAGTAGgcaaatgggacaatatcaaacttaaaaacttctgtgcagcaaaagaaacagtgctcagaaaatgaaaaatattccaaCAGAACcaatggaatgggagaaaatacttgcaaatcataaATTTGATAAGGAGCTAATATctagagtagataaaaaaaaaaaacacagctaaAACTAAAAAACTTGATTAAATAACGGCCAAaggaaataaatgggaaatgacttACTTAGACAATTCCCTTAAGATATACAAATGGTTAATgagcatattaaaataatttcaacatcACCAGTcaccacagaaatgcaaatcaaaaccagatGTTAGAATGGCCGCTaccaaaaacccagaaaataataTGTGTTGCTAGGATGTGAAGAAACCTTGCACACCATTggaaggaatgtaaaatggtgcagctgctatggTGAAcagggttcctcaaaaaattcaagagaattaTCATACAATTcagtaatcccacttctgggtatatgtaTCTAAAAGACTGATAATAAATAGATCatgaagagatatttgcacagccgtgttcactgcagcattattcacaacagtcaAGAGgcagaagcaacctaagtgtgtACTGATAGATAGAAATGGctaaaaagagggggggaaaggTAGTGTAAACACAGTGGTATATTactcaaccttaaaaaaaagaaatcctgtcaCACACTACAAGGATGAAACTGTGAGGACACCCAgccaattccacttctaggtacttacctaaaagaactgaaagcagggaccCAGATAGTCACACACCGTCACAGAAGTGTTATTAATACCCAAAATGGTGGCAGTAACCTAGTTATCTATCAATATGAATGGATGAACCAAATGCAGTATATACAGACAATGGAATTTTATTCAGTCTTaagaaggaatgaaattctgacaccATACTACAACATGAGCCTGAAACATATTGTTAAGGGAAACAAGCCAGGCATAAAAGGACAAGTATTGAATGAATCCATTCCTAGGTGGTACCTAagagagtcaaattcataagaaacagaaagtagaatactGGTTATCAGAGGCCTGGAGGAGGGAAGAGTGGGGAGATATTGGTAAATGGTTTCAGTTTAGGATGATGGAAAAAGTTTGGGAGATGAATGTGGTGATGACGACCGCACAATAATGCAGCGATGTATTAATGCCAACAAACTGTACACCCAGGAAGGGTCAAAAAGGTCAGTTTCATGTTGTATTttaccacataaaaaaaaagaactctaaaataagtaaataaaagtaaactCATGGACAGGAGAAGCCTTGTCTTGAAGcgttacttgaaaaaaatttcttcaatAGACactcattaaaacatttttcaagcaAGGTCATCATTTTAAAGTAAGCATCCTGGAACAAAACTCTTTTCaagaatttacaaatttaattctttctataaattatatcttctcagaaaaaagaaaacaaccaggGTTTATATCTTCttagggaaaaaacaacaacagagtttatatctttaataaaaaacaaaacttaaatccGGGGGAACGGTTCTCATAAGCCACAGTCCTTTCTGGCTAAACGTCTCTGGTTGGTCTGTTTAGCAATAATTATGCAGATCAATTTATCAAACAGCCTTGGAACTACAGGCTTTGGGGAAGtgagggcacaaagaaagaacCCAAAACATCCCGAGGTAGCAATGCAAACCTGAACCCACTAAATCACAGGAAATACTGCTCTGTCTTAGCCGAGCATCGAGGATCTCTCCACTTTGGTAAGCTGATTTTAGCTTTGGTCCTCTTTTTAAACACACTGCCTCAAATTTCAACTCGAGGAACTCTGTATCAGTATGTCAGCGGGGCTCCTCCAGAACCCCCAGACCTGAGACCCAAACCTACCTGACTTAGGGTGTTGAGTTCTTCTTCCAGTTAGATGCTATTATTCAGACTCCGCCAATGACATGAGCAAGGAATAACCCGCGAATATCTGTATCCTCTATTCCTTTGGGGTCTAACCTCATAACAGAAGACCAAAGTGAAAATTCATTAtcctttctatattcttttcctgaaTTATACTATCAGTGGAGTCTTTTCGATTTTAGAAGATGCATTCTCTACATGGTAGGGGATCAGAATACCAAATGCCTACAGTGGGCAAGTGAGGTTACGTAACTGAGAACTTGGCAAGTAGAAAAAGATTCCTTACAAAAGGTAGCAGCTGCTGCTCCAAACCACCTGCCTATTCCATTGAAACATGGGCTCAGTGGTGTCATCCCTTAGATTTTTCATGAAAAGCCTTTTGTTTGGGGGCGGGGAGagtataaaatttccttttttttttttaaatggtggcaATTAattccacatacacacacacaaccttcCCCAGCAGACCAACTAAAACATGTCTAAGGGCCCAACTTTATAGCTTGTGACCTTTGCCATACAGAATGTTTACACTCAACTACAGGAAGCTGTACTTAGTacaggcaaaattttaaaaaataaaattctatcttGCAAAAGGCAACCAGTCCAGCGTAGCTGTTTCCAGCACCCGTTTCCTCCCATCCCCCGCCCTAATCTATCTTCCTAGAACTGCAACTCTCACGTCTGAGATGGCGCAGGTGGATGAGTTCTAGATTCCCAACCCTTTTAGCCAAAGGGAAAATGGGTTAAGGTGCTTGGTCCAATGAAAAGATTCCCTGAAGGCAAACTTGTTTCAGCTTCATTGACTTGTTTCTGTTCACAGCATTCTAGCAGCAAGTATTCAAGTATTCAAGGCATCCAGTATTCAAAAAGTACTGTCCATTCTTACATAAGCCAGAAGTTCAATATCTCAAATGAGTCACTTTCTACTAGAGAAACTTGAAATTCAACTTATCAAAAATGTTCAACTTATTTCCACGGCTTCATAAAATGAggtaccaaaaacaaaacaaaacaaaacaaaacacccttaGAAATTATTGGTCCCAACCTTTCGTTCTACCAGTTCAGAAACTGAAATTCAGAAAGGTCAGATGATTGGTCCAAGATTATGTAGCAGATTGGTCGGCAGATTGGGACAGAGCTCCGGTTATCTGACGCCCACCAAGTTCTCTATTGCACTTCATGGTTGTGGAAGGGGAAGCGAGAGGGAAATCTTCTGAAGAGGTTAGAAAGGTAGGTCCTGGGCACCCCTCCCCTGCTTTCTTAAGTTCATATTTGGCTTTTACAATCATTTCACATCTCATGCTATTTTAGCTTTCTACATGACTTTATGTAACAGCCCTAACTACAATCTTCCAGAAGTCGACATCCTTTCAAAGAGGGGTGAatgggaaagtttttttttttttttaactgccaaCTCACTCAAAGTTGCAGCTACTCATCAATGTGGTGGTAATTTTCTAATAAGGGCCAGTTTTGACTAAAGTCCCCCATCCCTGCCACCTTACTCCAGTCCAAGAGTTACTCTCCAGAGTGAAAGCCCCGATGTCTGGCGAGGCCTGAATTACTTTTAAACGTCTTGTCACATTCGTTGCACTCATATTCTTTTCTTCCAGTATGAATTTTTAGATGTTCTACCAGGATGGAGCTGCGACTGAAGGTGGCCCCACAATAGtcacattcatagggtttctctccggTGTGAATCCGACGGTGTTCATTCAGGGAGGAGCTCTGGCTGAAGGATTTCCCACATTCCTTGCACTTGTAAGGTTTGACACCAGTGTGAATCCTCTGGTGACGACTAAGGAGCGAATGGGTAGGGAAGGCTTTCTCACACTGACTACACTTGTAGGGTTTTTCTCCAGAATGAAGCCTCTGATGATAAATTACAGATGTAAAATGGCTAAAAGTCATCCCGCAATCATTACATAAGTACggcttttctccagtgtgaattctctgatggcGGGTAAGGCATGAATTCtgtctgaaggctttcccacattcgcCACACTTATAGGGTTTCTCTCCGGTGTGAATCCGCTGATGCTTGGAAAGGGATGAGCTGTGACTGAAGGATTTCCCACAATTGTTACATGTGTAGGGTTTCTCACCAGTATGAATTCGCTGATGTTGAATAAGAGATGAACTGTCACTAAAGGGTCGCccacattctttacatttataGGGTTTTTCTCccgtatgaattctctgatgcttAATGAGGTGGGCAGCTAAGGTGAACCCTTTTCCACAGTCATCGCATTTGAAGGGTTTCTCTCCGCTATGTGTCCTGTGATGTGGGGTGAGGGATGAACTGGCAGTGCAGGCCTTTCTACATTCACTGCACACAAAgggtttttctccagtgtgaattctcCGATATTTGGTGTGTGAGGTACTATAGCCAAAGGCTTTTCCACATTTGTTACATTTACGGGTTTTTTCTGCAGTCTCTGCTCTCTCATCTTTTTTTGCAGTGGCCTCCTGACATTCCCTTTTCCGACATTTCTCACATATAGGGAAGGCTCTTCTCTTTTTAAAGGATAAGCTTTGAGTAAAGGATATCCCGCAGTTACTGCACTTCTGGGGCTTAGTCCCGAAATATATCTTGTGTGGTTTCTGATGTTCAGAATGCGAGGAACAGTGACCTAAGCCTTTCCTGCCTTCTTTACGTTTCCGTGGCTTTTCTCCAGTGTGGTCTTTCCGGTTCGTAATAAGGTCTGAATGAAAACTGAAGCGTTTCTTGCATTCATTATACCTCTgagattttttcttccttaagtaGCCTTTCAGGTGTTTAATTATATCTGAAGTTTCCTTGAAATTACTTCCAAAGGGGCCCTTCTCTGGGTCAAGTTCCTTACCCTTGCTGAATCTTCCATGAGTTTTCTTTTGTGTACCTGCTCCTTGTGAATATTCCTTCTTGCTATGACCCTCCTCTAATCTGCCATAACGTTTTGAAGATTCTCCCATCAAGCCACAATCACCACCCATTAGatacttttctattattttatctaAGGTTGCTTCATCCATGAGAACATCTTGATTTTGAACAGATTTCTTCAATTCACCTGTAGGTTCACACTctaaaagaaataacagaatATTTTCTGTTTGCAATAAAGGAAGATGTTGTGTTTGAGACTAAAACAGGAACAGGGACAGTTATGACTCTAAGGACTATGGCTTGGAGAGTTCTCAAAGAGAGTCTTATAAAACAAGGAAGGGAAAAGTGATATAGAAAAAGTAGGTAAACATAGGTGGTAGGAAAAATACTGAGGAAGATGAAAAGTTTATGCTTTACGGTTAGAGATGCATTTCAAATTTCTATAATGGGTTCAAACCTATTCTTCCTATACCCACCCATTCCTTTATCAAATGACAATAACAATAgcgtaaacatttattgaatcctTACCAAATGCCAGGCCAAACAGCAAACACTATTTGCAtttcacttaatcttcacaactcTATGAAGTAGGCTCTATTATTATCACCCCTGTTTTATCCATGTGACAAGCAGGTACATAGAATGTAAGtagcttgcccaaagtcacacatatTATAAGTGGCAGTGCCAGATTTTTAACCTAGACTGACACTAAAGCCTGGGCTTTTGACCCCTATACTATAGTGCCTCTTCTCAAAGCTGTCAAATAGCATTAAGTTTACAAATGTTCTCAAACCAAAGATATGAAATACCATTTATGCTAGACTTTCAAAGGTTACCACAATTTGGCCCTATCAACTTTATGGATACTCAAATCAGGCATCCATTACTGTCCCTGAATAGACAACAGTATTTTCAATCCTATTCTTTCAGTCTTTACACCTCAGACTCCCTATAGTACAATTCCACGCACTTTCACTATCACAAATATATAAACTTGACAAGGTCTAGGGTTCAAGCCCTACAATCTCCACAGAGCATTCTCCACTACAGTACTGATAATAGCCCTTCCTCGAactttgaattcatttattaactACATCATTCATCCTGGCTGTTAATCATGAGATTATATTGTCACTTccataaagttgtttttttaaacagacaactataaaatacaaagtcctgcctgatcaggcggtggcgcagtggatggagcatcggactgggatgcagaggacccaggttcgagaccctgaggttgccagcttgagcgcaggctcatctggtttgagcaaaaagcccaccagctagcctgaccaggtggtggcgcagtggatagagcatcggactgggatgcggaaggacccaggttcgagaccccaagcttgccagcttgagtgcgggctcatctggcttgagcaaagagctcgccagcttggacccaaggtcgctggctccagcagggagttactcagtctgctgaaggcctgtggtcaaggcacatgtgagaaagcaatcaatgaacaactaagaagtcgcaacgcgcaacgaaaaactgatgattgatgcttctcatctctctctgttcctgtctgtctgtccctgtctatctctgcctctgtaaaaaaaaaaaaaaagcccaccagcttgaactcaagttcgctggctccagcaaggggttacttggtctgctgaaggtccgtggtcaaggcacatatgagaaaacaatcaatgaacaactaaggtgttgcaacgcgcaatgaaaaactaatgtttgatgcttctcatctctctccgttcctgtctgtctatccctctctctcactctctgtctctgtaaaaaaaaaattaaaaaaaaaaattaaaacacaaagtcCTATTATCCAGAAATGAACTGTTGTCAACAATTGtacattttcttctagaaattgcTCTATATTTTAGAATGGGAAAACTACATGTAATAGGTAGGATTTTCTTATTCAAAATTCTTTCCCATCTCATTGGTAATTCTTCATAAAGGTGATTTTAATCAGTTCCATAATcattctatatgtatatattaatataccatgtattagtttatttattaaatatttattaaattat from Saccopteryx leptura isolate mSacLep1 chromosome 2, mSacLep1_pri_phased_curated, whole genome shotgun sequence carries:
- the ZNF483 gene encoding zinc finger protein 483; its protein translation is MTTIFPKPQTLASNEQNKVLRMDTCGDEETIISENTADPEFFRQRFRWFCYSEEAGPRKALNRLWELCTQWLRPDIHTKEQILELLVFEQFLTILPGEIRIWVKSQHPENSEEVVTLIEDLTQVLEEKKGPGAQDSVVSQEENPEEEKTVSVLPSTESGESMTLKDIIVNFSRGEWKKLKPSQKELYKEVLLENFRNLEFLGFAVSKIDLLSQLTWVDMPRLLETEVSKGSGPECEPTGELKKSVQNQDVLMDEATLDKIIEKYLMGGDCGLMGESSKRYGRLEEGHSKKEYSQGAGTQKKTHGRFSKGKELDPEKGPFGSNFKETSDIIKHLKGYLRKKKSQRYNECKKRFSFHSDLITNRKDHTGEKPRKRKEGRKGLGHCSSHSEHQKPHKIYFGTKPQKCSNCGISFTQSLSFKKRRAFPICEKCRKRECQEATAKKDERAETAEKTRKCNKCGKAFGYSTSHTKYRRIHTGEKPFVCSECRKACTASSSLTPHHRTHSGEKPFKCDDCGKGFTLAAHLIKHQRIHTGEKPYKCKECGRPFSDSSSLIQHQRIHTGEKPYTCNNCGKSFSHSSSLSKHQRIHTGEKPYKCGECGKAFRQNSCLTRHQRIHTGEKPYLCNDCGMTFSHFTSVIYHQRLHSGEKPYKCSQCEKAFPTHSLLSRHQRIHTGVKPYKCKECGKSFSQSSSLNEHRRIHTGEKPYECDYCGATFSRSSILVEHLKIHTGRKEYECNECDKTFKSNSGLARHRGFHSGE